Within Engystomops pustulosus unplaced genomic scaffold, aEngPut4.maternal MAT_SCAFFOLD_208, whole genome shotgun sequence, the genomic segment TGTCCTCTCCGTGGGTGATGACGTAGCAGATGTTCTTGTAGTCCACGTTGCCGGCTACATCAGGGGGGAACGCTGTCCACATGTTCTTGATCTATAGGAGAAAGAGAAGAAAGGATGAGGAGGAGTCCAACCAGGAGACGCCATTACAGCCACTGGCAGCAgggggcgctcacctcctctgggGTGAATCTGTCACACTGTGTGGTCAggagctcctccaggctgcaagaAAGCAGAGAAGAGGTCAGCGTGGacaagactgggggggggggggtaacaaggGGCAAGAAGACTGGGGGGTCCCCACCATACCAGGGTAACAAGGGGGCAAGACTGGGGGCTCCCCACCATACCGGGGTAACAAGGGGCAAGAAGACTGGGGCTCCCTACCATACCAGGGTAACAAGGGGCAAGACAAGACTGGGGAGTCCCCACCATACCGGGTTAGCAGGGTTCCCGTGGTGCAGGGTGtaagggagggggcagaggggtagACTGGGGGAGATACTCACAACTGCTTCTTGATGGAGCCTTTGCCCTCAGGATCGAGCACCTTGAATGCCCCGGTGATCACGTCCTCGGGATCAGCACCTGCAGAGACAATCAGTCAGGCCCCAAATCTGTAAGTGCTGCTTCCCCTCCATAGGGAGCCCTTATACCAGGTTATTGCCCCCAGTCCTGTATGTACCATGTGTAGGACCCCCTGCCCAGTATGTACCATGTGTAGGACCCCCTGCCCTGTATGTACCATGTGTAGGACCCCCAGTCCTGTATGTACCATGTGTAGGACCCCCAGTCCTGTATGTACCATGTGTAGGACCCCCAGTCCTGTATGTACCATGTGTAGGACCCCCAGTCCTGTATGTACCATGTGTAGGACCCCCTGCCCTGTATGTACCATGTGTAGGACCCCCTGCCCTGTATGTACCATGTGTAGGACATCCTGCCCAGTATGTACCATGTGTAGGACCCCCTGCCCTGTATGTACCATGTGTAGGACCCCCTGCCCAGTATGTACCATGTGTAGGACCCCCAGTCCTGTATGTACCATGTGTAGGACCCCCTGCCCTGTATGTACCATGTGTAGGACCCCCTGCCCTGTATGTACCATGTGTAGGACATCCTGCCCAGTATGTACCATGTGTAGGACCCCCTGCCCTGTATGTACCATGTGTAGGACCCCCTGCCCAGTATGTACCATGTGTAGGACCCCCAGTCCTGTATGTACCATGTGTAGGACCCCCTGCCCTGTATGTACCATGTGTAGGACCCCCTCTCACCCTTGAGCTTCTCGCCGAACATGGTCAGGAAGACGGTGAAGTTGATGGGTCCGGAGGCCTCTTTGACCATTTCATCGAGTTCCTCATTCTTCACGTTCAGGCGGCCTGTGGGGGGCGATGACAACAATCAGACAGGATGGGTAAGAGCGCCCCCATGGGGCAGTCTGGAGAACATTCAGCCAGGGCAGAGCGGGGGCGGATTAGGACTCACCCATTGCTGCAAAAGTGTCTCTCAGATCCTCCTTGTCGATGATCCCATCTCTGTTCTGATCGA encodes:
- the MYL11 gene encoding myosin regulatory light chain 11; this translates as MAPAKKAKRKAAEGGSSNVLSMFDQTQIQEFKEAFTVIDQNRDGIIDKEDLRDTFAAMGRLNVKNEELDEMVKEASGPINFTVFLTMFGEKLKGADPEDVITGAFKVLDPEGKGSIKKQFLEELLTTQCDRFTPEEIKNMWTAFPPDVAGNVDYKNICYVITHGEDKDQE